The Methanoculleus sp. SDB genome includes the window CCGCGATATACCGGAAGGGGGGTGTTATGGCACCGAGGTCGTGCACGCCGATCGCCACCTTTTTCCGCCCCCTGCCGACCGCCCAGTGGAGCGATTCCTGAAGTCCCATCAGGCTTGCAATGCCGTCTTCATCGAGGGAGACGTTCCGGATTACCGCCGATCCGAGATGGGGGCGGATATCGGCAAGGAGGGGGTCGACCGTAAAGGCGATCCCCGAGGGATTCACGGTATAGTGCGGGCAGCCGGTCTCGATTCCGAGAAACCCGCGCAATGCACGCGCCACTCCCTCGGTCGAGAAGAGGTCGGGGCGGTTTGCGAAAAATTCGATGTCCGCGTGATCCTCTTCGAGCCGCTCGATATCGGCACCGAAAAGCGGGATCCGGGAGAGGATCGTATCGCGATCGGCCCCGGTAAGCGATTCCAGGTAGGTGTAGGGGAGACTGATAATCGGCATTTCTTTCACACTCCTTCCGTCATCCGGCGCCCGATTACAGGCTCGTTCCTGACCCATTCCACATCGCTCCGGTAGAGCTGGCGGAGATCTTTGAGGTCCATCTTCAGCATCGCGAGCCGTGACACCCCGAGTCCCCACGCGAGCACCGGCTCGGTAATGCCCATGGGTGCCGTGACCTCCTCCCGGAAGACGCCCGCACCGCCGAGCTCGACCCACCCGAGCCCGTCGACCCAGACTTCCGGCTCGACGGAGGGTTCGGTGTAGGGGAAGTAGCCGGGGCGGAACCTGACCTCCTCGAAGCCGGTCTTGACATAGAACTCCCTGAGGATGCCGAGAAGGTTCCGAAACGTCACGCCGCGGTCCATCACGACACCCTCCAGCTGCTCGAATTCGGGCAGGTGCGTGGGATCGATTGCCTCCCGCCGGTAGACCCTCCCGATGGAGAAGGCTTTCTGGGGCGGTTCGGGGTGCTCCGCAAGGTATTTGATGGTCAGACAGGTGGTATGGGTGCGGAGCACGCACTGCTCCGCCTTCTCCCGGGACCAGATGCCGCCCCACCCCGTCGAGGAGGTGCCGCCGCCATGCTCGTGGCTGTCCCTGACCCGGCTCCAGCACTCCGGCACCGGCTGCGTGCTGTCGAGGAAGAACGTGTCCTGCATCTCCCGTGCGGGATGATCCTGCGGCTGGAAAAGCGCATCGAAGTTCCAGAATGAGCTCTGCACGATGTCGCCGTATATTTCGGTGAATCCCATGTCCAGAAGGATGCCCCGCATCTCGTCGAGCAGCCGCTGGTAGGGGTGCACCTTCCCGGGGTAGATGCGCCGCGGGAGGGTTGCGAGGCTGTAGCGGCGAAGCTTCGCCGTCTCCCATGCGCCCGTCGTGATCATCTCCCGGGTGAGGCGTCCGACCTCCTCTCTGAGATCCAGCCCGGCAGCCACTGATTCTTCACCGCTTTCCGTAATTCGGATCAGGTAGCTTACCTCCTCCTCCTTTTCCGCGAGCCCCCGCCGGATCAGGTCGTCCATTCCGGGGCTGCCGGTTTCGGGACGGATCAGGGCCCGCTCGTCGTCGCCTTCCGGCGCATCGCCGGTTTTCTCCACGACGCCGCGGTTCATGGCAACCCAGCCCTTTTTCCGCATCCACCCGATTGCGATGCGGGCGAGCGGGTGAGCCTGCAGATCCTTCATTGCGATGGTACTCTCGAAGGAGTCGTACACCTGCCGTTCGGGGAGTCCCCCGGTTCTGTAGCGTTCT containing:
- a CDS encoding phenylalanine--tRNA ligase subunit alpha → MDLTQNEKKLLLALQGRKTVSPEELAEALGTTAEAVIQHAHLLEGKGLAGVIRTVTEHVRLTEEGERYRTGGLPERQVYDSFESTIAMKDLQAHPLARIAIGWMRKKGWVAMNRGVVEKTGDAPEGDDERALIRPETGSPGMDDLIRRGLAEKEEEVSYLIRITESGEESVAAGLDLREEVGRLTREMITTGAWETAKLRRYSLATLPRRIYPGKVHPYQRLLDEMRGILLDMGFTEIYGDIVQSSFWNFDALFQPQDHPAREMQDTFFLDSTQPVPECWSRVRDSHEHGGGTSSTGWGGIWSREKAEQCVLRTHTTCLTIKYLAEHPEPPQKAFSIGRVYRREAIDPTHLPEFEQLEGVVMDRGVTFRNLLGILREFYVKTGFEEVRFRPGYFPYTEPSVEPEVWVDGLGWVELGGAGVFREEVTAPMGITEPVLAWGLGVSRLAMLKMDLKDLRQLYRSDVEWVRNEPVIGRRMTEGV